Proteins from one Myxococcales bacterium genomic window:
- a CDS encoding tyrosine-type recombinase/integrase — translation MPGFGDCFVDQIRSEHVLEWREGVVELIVAGDYSPNTTNGWLSVLRVIAQEAKRRFKLPEAFTEGVPDFDTSEHVTYPEEAPNSLNREQVPQFMAALRELHPAHYAMTYLGLATGLRPSSLRPLRRTGPTPDVLWEQRRLLVRRSQTLGDTPLNTTKQKTRYTIDLPQEVLDVLEWHVGTQLVTPQQAESELLFPSVTGGYRSPTVLNKPFAEVSEAIGLGYSFTQSGMRRTFNDLARAAKVESLVTRSISGHLTERMQHHYSTVQPDEQRESIGRVISLFGARGVDSGSDRVHQSGAFPTVGGASGGASDRGGGAKNEKAG, via the coding sequence GTGCCCGGCTTCGGCGACTGCTTCGTCGATCAAATCCGGAGCGAGCACGTGCTGGAGTGGCGCGAGGGCGTCGTGGAGCTGATCGTCGCGGGCGACTACTCGCCCAACACGACCAACGGCTGGCTCTCGGTCCTGCGCGTCATTGCGCAGGAGGCCAAGCGCCGGTTCAAGCTCCCCGAGGCCTTCACGGAGGGCGTGCCGGACTTCGATACCTCCGAGCACGTCACCTACCCCGAGGAGGCACCGAACTCGCTCAACCGCGAGCAGGTGCCGCAGTTCATGGCAGCGCTCCGGGAGCTCCACCCGGCGCACTACGCCATGACCTACCTCGGGCTGGCGACGGGCCTGCGCCCGTCGTCACTGCGACCCCTCAGGCGCACGGGGCCGACCCCGGACGTCCTGTGGGAGCAGCGCCGGCTCCTGGTCCGCCGCTCACAAACGCTCGGCGATACGCCCCTGAACACCACCAAGCAGAAGACCCGTTACACCATCGATCTGCCGCAGGAAGTTCTGGACGTCCTGGAGTGGCACGTGGGCACGCAGCTCGTCACCCCGCAGCAAGCGGAGTCCGAGCTGCTCTTTCCGTCCGTAACGGGTGGCTATCGGTCACCGACGGTGCTCAACAAGCCCTTCGCCGAGGTCTCGGAAGCCATCGGCCTGGGGTACTCGTTCACGCAGAGCGGGATGCGCCGCACGTTCAACGATCTGGCTCGAGCTGCAAAGGTCGAGTCACTCGTTACGCGCAGCATTTCGGGGCACCTCACGGAGCGGATGCAGCACCACTACTCGACGGTCCAACCCGACGAGCAGCGGGAGAGCATCGGGCGCGTCATCAGCTTGTTCGGAGCGCGCGGGGTCGACTCGGGTAGTGATCGAGTGCACCAAAGTGGTGCGTTTCCCACAGTAGGTGGTGCTTCAGGTGGTGCTTCGGATCGTGGAGGTGGTGCCAAAAACGAAAAAGCCGGCTAG
- a CDS encoding DUF4325 domain-containing protein produces the protein MPRLEVEAICGATRVSRADGAKLRRAIESVWDTGEIIDVDFGGSAIASVSFLDEGVGLLARRFPLEVLKRRLRMIRLSEPDRALLNSILVSRARERDTHLWRGALGAEEWVADVLWDDGALLGLRICRAAGDATGGDENAWWDYQAKHFAGWDAPPQLRPEIERALEAREVAIENARRRLLALAAEAASSSGSTSAEQIVTLELETLDDVEAARRLARQGAAMVTGHSCVIRVKASAAE, from the coding sequence GTGCCGCGCCTCGAAGTGGAAGCAATCTGCGGTGCAACGCGCGTGTCCCGTGCGGATGGTGCCAAGCTGCGCCGGGCCATCGAGAGTGTGTGGGACACCGGCGAGATCATCGACGTTGATTTCGGCGGAAGTGCGATCGCATCCGTCTCGTTTCTCGATGAAGGCGTTGGCCTTTTGGCAAGACGGTTTCCGCTGGAAGTGCTGAAGCGTCGGCTGCGCATGATCAGGCTGTCGGAGCCTGACCGAGCGCTATTGAATTCGATCTTGGTCTCACGAGCCAGGGAGCGAGACACTCATCTGTGGCGCGGAGCTCTCGGGGCGGAGGAATGGGTCGCTGACGTGCTTTGGGATGACGGTGCGCTGCTTGGGCTTCGCATCTGCCGCGCGGCCGGCGACGCCACCGGTGGAGACGAGAACGCCTGGTGGGACTACCAAGCGAAGCACTTCGCGGGCTGGGATGCCCCGCCACAACTGCGTCCGGAGATCGAACGGGCTCTCGAGGCGCGTGAGGTCGCGATTGAAAACGCTCGTCGTCGGTTGCTGGCGTTGGCCGCAGAGGCCGCATCATCGAGTGGCAGTACGAGCGCGGAGCAGATCGTAACGCTCGAGCTCGAGACCTTGGACGATGTCGAAGCAGCCAGGCGCCTCGCGCGACAGGGCGCGGCGATGGTCACGGGGCACAGCTGCGTCATCCGAGTGAAGGCTTCCGCGGCAGAGTGA